The proteins below are encoded in one region of Micromonospora sp. DSM 45708:
- a CDS encoding FAD-binding and (Fe-S)-binding domain-containing protein, producing MGEFSASVRVGLEAAVPGGVSTRTVDRLRLAHDASHYLLHPGAVATPADAGQVAALLAHSRRTGVPLTFRSGGTSLSGQAVTDRLLVDVRRHFRDLAVLDDGRRVRVQPGVVLRQVNARLAPYGRKLGPDPASESACTVGGVVANNSSGMTCGTEVNTYRTLESLVLVLPSGTVLDTGAPDADARLRATEPALHAGLLRLRDRVRGNPDSVRRVHAQYAMKNTMGYGVNAFLDHDDPADLLTRLVVGSEGTLAFVASATFRTVPVHRHAATGLLVFDSLGAAMAAMPALVAAGPAAVELLDAAALRVAQRDPKADAALRGLAVRGHAALLVEWQESAPDALADRVAAAGPVLAGLPLTTAARLSGEPAARAALWHIRKGLYAAVAGARPSGTTALLEDIAVPVTALADTCAALADLFDHHRYADSVIFGHAKDGNLHFMLNERFADGTAPARYADFTEELVDLVLGHGGTLKAEHGTGRVMAPYVRRQFGDELYDVMRELKTLCDPDGVLNPGVLLSDDPEVHLRHLKTVPTVEEEVDRCVECGYCEPVCPSRDLTTTPRQRIVLRREIAAAEAAGDRALARELTDAYDYDAVQTCAVDGMCATACPVLINTGDLVKRLRAEDHGRAAKAGWRGAARRWGATTRGMARGLDLAGALPPVLPEAATRAARAVLGAERVPQWQRDLPRGGVPRRPRPADEPDAVFVPSCLGTLFAPAEGGTGVADALLTLADRAGVRLLVPDGVGDLCCGTPWSSKGLTGGWQAARDRVSPVLRAASRDGALPVVSDAASCTEGFDRLLADAGGLRVVDAVEFAATSLLPRLTVRRRLGSLALHPTCSSVRLGLDDAVLAVARAVADEVVVPEGWQCCGFAGDRGLLHPELTASATRAEAAAVAARPFDGYASVNRTCEIGLARATGRPYRHLLELLADATA from the coding sequence ATGGGCGAGTTCAGCGCGTCGGTCCGGGTCGGGTTGGAGGCGGCGGTGCCCGGCGGCGTGAGCACCCGGACCGTGGACCGGCTGCGGCTGGCCCACGACGCCTCGCACTACCTGCTGCACCCCGGCGCGGTGGCCACCCCGGCCGACGCCGGCCAGGTCGCCGCGCTGCTGGCGCACAGCCGCCGCACCGGTGTGCCGTTGACGTTCCGCTCGGGCGGCACCAGTCTCAGCGGCCAGGCGGTCACCGACCGGCTGCTGGTCGACGTCCGCCGGCACTTCCGCGACCTCGCCGTGCTCGACGACGGGCGGCGGGTGCGGGTGCAGCCGGGCGTGGTGCTGCGGCAGGTCAACGCGCGGCTCGCGCCGTACGGCCGCAAGCTCGGCCCGGACCCGGCCAGCGAGTCGGCCTGCACGGTCGGCGGCGTGGTCGCCAACAACTCCAGCGGCATGACCTGCGGCACCGAGGTCAACACCTACCGCACGCTGGAGTCGCTGGTGCTGGTGCTGCCCAGCGGCACCGTGCTGGACACCGGCGCCCCGGACGCCGACGCCCGGTTGCGCGCCACCGAGCCGGCGCTGCACGCCGGCCTGCTGCGGCTGCGCGACCGGGTCCGCGGCAACCCCGACTCGGTGCGCCGGGTCCACGCCCAGTACGCCATGAAGAACACCATGGGGTACGGCGTGAACGCCTTCCTCGACCACGACGACCCGGCCGACCTGCTCACCCGGCTGGTGGTGGGCAGCGAGGGCACGCTCGCGTTCGTCGCGTCGGCGACGTTCCGCACCGTACCCGTGCACCGGCACGCCGCGACCGGCCTGCTGGTCTTCGACTCCCTCGGCGCGGCGATGGCCGCCATGCCGGCGCTGGTGGCCGCCGGCCCGGCGGCGGTCGAGCTGCTCGACGCCGCCGCGCTGCGGGTGGCCCAGCGCGACCCGAAGGCGGACGCCGCGCTGCGCGGCCTGGCCGTGCGCGGGCACGCCGCGTTGCTGGTGGAGTGGCAGGAGTCCGCGCCGGACGCACTGGCCGACCGGGTCGCCGCCGCCGGGCCGGTGCTGGCCGGGCTGCCGCTGACCACGGCGGCCCGGCTCAGCGGCGAGCCCGCCGCCCGGGCCGCGCTGTGGCACATCCGCAAGGGGCTGTACGCGGCGGTGGCCGGCGCCCGCCCGTCCGGCACCACCGCGCTGCTGGAGGACATCGCCGTGCCGGTGACGGCGCTGGCCGACACCTGCGCCGCGCTGGCCGACCTGTTCGACCACCACCGCTACGCCGACAGCGTGATCTTCGGGCACGCCAAGGACGGCAACCTGCACTTCATGCTCAACGAGCGGTTCGCCGACGGCACGGCCCCGGCGCGCTACGCCGACTTCACCGAGGAACTGGTCGACCTGGTGCTCGGCCACGGCGGCACGCTCAAGGCCGAGCACGGCACCGGGCGGGTGATGGCCCCGTACGTGCGCCGCCAGTTCGGCGACGAGCTGTACGACGTGATGCGGGAGCTGAAGACGCTCTGCGACCCGGACGGGGTGCTCAATCCGGGCGTGCTGCTCAGCGACGACCCGGAGGTCCACCTGCGGCACCTGAAGACCGTGCCGACCGTGGAGGAGGAGGTGGACCGCTGCGTCGAGTGCGGCTACTGCGAGCCGGTCTGCCCCAGTCGCGACCTGACCACCACGCCCCGGCAGCGGATCGTGCTGCGCCGGGAGATCGCCGCCGCCGAGGCCGCCGGTGACCGGGCGCTGGCCCGGGAGCTGACCGACGCGTACGACTACGACGCGGTGCAGACCTGTGCGGTGGACGGCATGTGCGCCACCGCCTGCCCGGTGCTGATCAACACCGGCGACCTGGTCAAGCGGTTGCGCGCCGAGGACCACGGCCGGGCGGCGAAAGCCGGCTGGCGGGGCGCGGCCCGGCGCTGGGGCGCCACCACCCGGGGCATGGCCCGGGGCCTCGACCTGGCCGGCGCGCTGCCACCCGTGCTGCCCGAGGCGGCGACCCGGGCGGCCCGCGCCGTGCTGGGCGCCGAGCGGGTGCCGCAGTGGCAGCGGGACCTGCCGCGCGGCGGCGTGCCCCGCCGGCCCCGCCCGGCCGACGAGCCGGACGCGGTCTTCGTCCCGTCCTGCCTCGGCACGCTGTTCGCCCCCGCCGAGGGCGGCACCGGGGTGGCCGACGCGCTGCTCACGCTCGCCGACCGGGCCGGCGTACGCCTGCTCGTGCCGGACGGCGTCGGTGACCTGTGCTGCGGCACCCCGTGGTCGTCCAAGGGGCTGACCGGCGGCTGGCAGGCGGCACGGGACCGGGTGTCGCCGGTGCTGCGGGCGGCCAGTCGCGACGGCGCGCTGCCGGTGGTCAGCGACGCCGCCTCCTGCACCGAGGGCTTCGACCGGCTGCTCGCCGACGCCGGCGGGCTCCGCGTGGTCGACGCGGTGGAGTTCGCGGCCACCAGCCTGCTGCCGCGGCTGACCGTGCGCCGCCGGCTGGGCTCGCTGGCGCTGCACCCGACCTGCTCGTCGGTCCGGCTCGGTCTGGACGACGCGGTGCTGGCGGTGGCCCGGGCGGTCGCCGACGAGGTGGTGGTCCCGGAGGGCTGGCAGTGCTGCGGTTTCGCCGGCGACCGG